The proteins below are encoded in one region of Planctopirus limnophila DSM 3776:
- a CDS encoding ExbD/TolR family protein, with the protein MNPPTQHEHSLSNKLESATGKLFDAQPPARAERVRRKSNNTALNSVDLDITPMIDCVFLLLIFFMVSSTMQGTPDLDVPFAIHTQGVDSRQSTVLILRPGRNPGDRALITLEDSGQPISFAEIGQRVTDAVRNGQRNVVVKAEGDVAHGDVRDAMQAAAKVQGTSVFAGVREK; encoded by the coding sequence ATGAATCCGCCAACTCAACACGAACATTCCCTTTCGAACAAATTGGAAAGCGCAACGGGCAAATTGTTCGATGCCCAGCCACCAGCCCGGGCCGAACGAGTTCGTCGAAAATCGAACAACACGGCTCTGAACAGCGTCGATCTCGACATCACACCCATGATCGATTGTGTCTTTCTGCTGCTGATCTTCTTTATGGTCTCGTCCACAATGCAGGGAACACCTGATCTCGACGTCCCCTTTGCAATTCACACGCAAGGCGTCGACAGCCGGCAGTCGACCGTACTGATTCTCAGGCCAGGCAGAAACCCGGGTGATCGCGCACTGATTACTCTTGAAGACTCCGGCCAGCCGATCTCTTTTGCAGAAATTGGTCAACGGGTGACAGACGCTGTGCGAAACGGCCAGCGAAATGTCGTCGTCAAGGCCGAGGGGGACGTGGCCCACGGCGATGTCAGGGATGCCATGCAGGCTGCGGCAAAAGTCCAGGGCACCAGCGTGTTTGCCGGTGTACGGGAGAAGTAG
- a CDS encoding biopolymer transporter ExbD translates to MPIRFRCNACGHRLSITSSKQGQTTTCPICQSETTIPFEVDDLNNHTHEDIENNQPQAVDTEPSAEPPETAQRLPVAAKPRSIKRIPIDLEEMDLTPMVDVTFLLLIFFMITASFSLQKTIPFPTPDPQKSGGKASLQSLDDLLNQSILVEVSREGKITIDRRPIETDSRVLEDEFRLQMTRDNKQELVLTADPAAKHRLVITILDAANAAGLQKIRIVTAGSQVPLKVTRISPATNLTRTLTQTMTEGV, encoded by the coding sequence ATGCCCATACGTTTCCGCTGTAATGCCTGCGGGCATCGGTTATCAATCACCTCGAGTAAACAGGGGCAAACGACCACCTGTCCGATCTGCCAGAGTGAGACCACCATCCCCTTCGAAGTCGATGATCTTAACAATCATACTCACGAGGATATCGAAAACAATCAGCCTCAAGCAGTCGATACTGAACCCTCTGCAGAACCTCCGGAAACTGCTCAGCGTCTTCCCGTGGCTGCTAAACCTCGATCGATCAAAAGGATTCCCATCGATCTGGAGGAGATGGATCTTACGCCTATGGTCGATGTCACCTTTCTGCTGCTCATTTTCTTCATGATCACGGCCTCCTTCAGCCTGCAGAAGACAATTCCATTCCCCACGCCTGACCCACAAAAATCGGGTGGCAAAGCCTCTTTGCAATCCCTCGATGATCTGCTCAACCAATCGATTCTTGTGGAAGTCAGTCGAGAAGGAAAAATCACGATTGATCGTCGACCGATTGAGACGGACTCTCGAGTACTCGAAGATGAGTTCCGCCTGCAGATGACTCGTGACAATAAACAGGAACTGGTTCTGACTGCGGACCCTGCGGCTAAGCACCGCCTGGTGATCACAATCCTCGATGCTGCCAATGCTGCAGGATTGCAGAAAATTCGGATCGTCACAGCCGGCAGTCAAGTACCACTCAAAGTCACTCGAATTTCGCCAGCTACGAATCTCACCCGGACGCTCACTCAAACCATGACGGAGGGAGTGTGA
- a CDS encoding MotA/TolQ/ExbB proton channel family protein, producing the protein MELNQIIEWAGNSIYAFQALGALVGGTLCVILFRQLATKRFRTHKEAEEFREECSQWIRDHNWEALIARCDASPWWTKVSPQLLGLAASRTDIPPAEIRNFALDQFEREVQAELEHKVMWVNTVIKSAPMLGLLGTVAGMIAAFGKIASMQKSGTDPSMLANDISLALITTAVGLVIAVPLMIAISAILIRVRKLQFEVDQILTPLLDQLAEARFAETQQKVRTSSSERQVERTR; encoded by the coding sequence ATGGAGCTGAACCAAATCATCGAGTGGGCCGGGAACTCCATCTACGCCTTTCAGGCATTGGGAGCATTAGTCGGTGGGACATTGTGTGTGATTCTGTTTCGCCAACTGGCAACCAAACGTTTTCGTACACACAAAGAGGCGGAAGAGTTTCGCGAAGAATGCTCTCAATGGATTCGCGACCACAATTGGGAAGCCTTGATTGCCCGTTGCGATGCATCACCCTGGTGGACGAAAGTTTCTCCTCAACTGCTGGGGTTAGCTGCCAGCCGAACGGACATCCCTCCCGCCGAGATCCGAAATTTTGCGCTCGATCAGTTCGAGCGGGAAGTTCAGGCCGAACTTGAGCACAAAGTCATGTGGGTCAACACGGTCATCAAATCAGCCCCGATGCTGGGTCTGTTAGGGACGGTTGCGGGGATGATTGCAGCCTTCGGCAAAATTGCTTCCATGCAGAAATCCGGGACCGATCCTTCCATGCTGGCTAACGATATCAGCCTGGCACTCATCACCACCGCCGTGGGTCTCGTGATAGCCGTTCCACTGATGATTGCGATTTCTGCGATTCTGATTCGTGTTCGCAAATTGCAGTTTGAAGTTGATCAGATTCTCACTCCACTCCTCGATCAGCTGGCAGAGGCCCGGTTTGCTGAAACCCAGCAAAAAGTACGTACATCATCCAGCGAACGGCAGGTGGAACGTACCCGATGA
- a CDS encoding outer membrane protein assembly factor BamB family protein has translation MPELVVVCPGTANRVLELTKTHPVMIGSLEFNEIVVPGDNIPAVVCRVSWNGSAFEVTVAGAPSVSVNGADVARSELSAGDVISIGKVAIRYQDLQQQGMEKSVPAPEAQTLPRKSPRKGQPEQPVVIIEEESSTSLSDLPALPTRDNAVASRLAARESAGSPGGSFSEKPDLRQRGLNKAPALARPGEEDLVRSPFVLGMAISVGLLIVAGLVTTFLIQQRSLEREFGLAELDFKEGRFSQAYEGFQKFSTSHPRAKRSKEARRYAWKAAIERELLGVTPDFTQAMSHLQKWIVDDRDAEDFSSIRPDLLRAAERIANGSAIASAANASAELLNISDDATRLIERYNDDRTSLTASLERLEQLRKAANRALVRKNRLDTATSEIQSALKADQALKALAIHRQLMDHHPDLKKNPELNELLAEAIRLETKQVVERPAESLPQPDKPREAVSVMPYFRQRSRSEDPTSSLILPLRLQDSLVAIQPETGKLLWQYPLGKSNSPFAIPLSGNAERWLAWSERDQGLILFDSENGRPSWLCPTGQLAPGIPAQAENSLFVSLASGEVWRLDKETGRVTAALKFPQRLVTQPVLLRDATHLVAGGEQSLLYTFSRNPLQIVAATYLGHDKHTLTVPQLATGDLLLVGENDQLDSARLHVLSTGQPLQPLAIRQTLELPGLLMGAGKIRGSTLVLPLVGERLALFNVTDQSGMTPLTEVDGYPLQSKYNGPIELWFSPQDEIWMYGSRLKRFSTRSDGLSLLSGDSITGWAAGPITSFDRQVMIPRRASWTTGTTTSTVNLAGQPGNWKMISGGKLLGSATAPDRLLTASEAGILSQWTTISHNESSVMESQVAIDLPPLENWQLFATPWNGKLVVTAARADSAGSSTRYWIYEGTSTLPPPRSIEGHLELAPLSLDGGIVLFQPGTATWLNPQTGQKSQVVQPQLASSGDSTLQRSWKCAAVLPDSIVVATKDGELWKLAMLQGQLTRIATIKLPDADVAQMASCGRYIAVLLRSGEADHSGQLHLYLAETLDPRGTIELSDSESDNEIHALIGDEQSLIVSTSQGVEHFDLSGSFNSAMANQTTPHRWKIPSKQSHRLLAHFQGTTIWIVTAPDQVQQIDRRSGKVLHTVQTQIQIDSLFIAFGKLFAASSDLAIELIANPANTFIEEQQTQNTIDPENRPAQGIEP, from the coding sequence ATGCCGGAGCTTGTTGTCGTCTGCCCGGGAACTGCCAATCGTGTTTTGGAACTCACCAAAACTCACCCTGTCATGATTGGCTCGCTGGAATTCAATGAAATTGTGGTACCTGGAGACAACATTCCAGCAGTTGTCTGCCGGGTCAGCTGGAATGGCTCGGCATTCGAAGTCACTGTCGCCGGTGCTCCTTCAGTGAGTGTGAATGGAGCCGATGTCGCTCGGTCGGAGCTCTCTGCCGGAGATGTGATCTCGATTGGCAAAGTGGCCATTCGTTATCAGGATTTGCAGCAGCAGGGGATGGAAAAATCAGTGCCCGCTCCTGAGGCTCAAACACTTCCGAGAAAGTCACCTCGGAAAGGGCAGCCTGAACAACCAGTCGTCATTATTGAAGAAGAATCTTCGACCAGCCTGAGCGATCTTCCGGCACTTCCCACACGAGATAACGCCGTCGCCAGTCGACTGGCAGCACGCGAGTCTGCTGGATCGCCCGGAGGCAGTTTTTCTGAAAAACCTGATCTTCGTCAAAGAGGGCTCAATAAGGCCCCCGCACTTGCCCGCCCGGGAGAAGAAGACCTCGTCAGATCGCCGTTTGTTCTGGGAATGGCCATCTCTGTCGGGCTACTTATCGTGGCAGGACTGGTCACGACTTTCCTGATTCAACAAAGATCTCTCGAGCGGGAATTCGGCCTCGCTGAACTCGATTTCAAAGAAGGTCGTTTCTCTCAGGCTTACGAAGGATTCCAGAAGTTCTCCACAAGTCACCCCCGGGCCAAACGCTCGAAAGAAGCCAGACGCTACGCCTGGAAAGCAGCCATTGAACGCGAACTCCTCGGAGTCACTCCTGATTTCACTCAGGCCATGTCCCATTTGCAGAAATGGATTGTCGATGACCGCGATGCAGAAGATTTCAGCTCGATCAGACCAGATTTACTTCGTGCAGCCGAAAGAATTGCAAATGGTAGCGCCATAGCCTCGGCTGCCAATGCCAGTGCCGAACTTCTGAACATTTCCGATGACGCCACCCGACTGATCGAACGCTACAACGACGACCGGACATCTCTGACAGCTTCACTCGAACGCCTGGAACAGTTGCGAAAAGCTGCCAATCGCGCTCTGGTTCGAAAAAACCGTCTTGATACCGCCACCAGTGAGATCCAGTCCGCCTTAAAGGCAGATCAGGCTTTGAAAGCACTCGCCATTCATCGGCAACTGATGGATCATCACCCGGATCTCAAGAAAAACCCGGAGTTGAACGAACTCCTTGCAGAAGCCATTCGACTCGAAACAAAACAGGTCGTTGAACGTCCCGCCGAGTCACTTCCTCAACCTGACAAACCGCGTGAAGCTGTCAGCGTCATGCCCTACTTCCGGCAGCGCAGCCGCAGCGAAGATCCCACCAGCAGTCTGATCCTCCCACTGCGCTTGCAGGATTCATTAGTCGCCATTCAACCCGAAACTGGAAAGCTTCTGTGGCAATATCCTCTGGGAAAATCCAATTCTCCATTTGCGATCCCCTTATCAGGGAATGCTGAGCGCTGGCTGGCATGGAGTGAGCGTGACCAGGGTCTGATCTTATTTGACTCAGAAAATGGGCGGCCTTCATGGCTCTGCCCGACAGGTCAACTCGCTCCTGGGATTCCTGCCCAAGCGGAGAACTCGCTTTTCGTGAGCCTAGCCTCAGGAGAGGTCTGGCGGCTCGATAAGGAAACGGGACGCGTTACTGCCGCCTTAAAGTTTCCGCAGAGACTCGTGACGCAACCCGTATTGTTACGAGACGCGACTCATCTCGTCGCGGGCGGGGAACAGTCACTTCTTTACACCTTCAGCCGCAATCCTCTTCAGATCGTGGCAGCAACATACTTAGGTCATGACAAACACACGTTGACAGTCCCTCAACTGGCAACGGGAGATTTACTCCTCGTGGGAGAGAATGACCAACTCGACTCAGCCAGATTGCACGTACTGTCCACCGGGCAACCCCTACAGCCCCTGGCAATCAGGCAAACTTTGGAATTGCCCGGTCTGCTCATGGGAGCTGGCAAAATTCGTGGATCAACGCTTGTATTGCCCCTCGTCGGCGAACGACTGGCTCTCTTCAACGTCACCGATCAATCCGGCATGACTCCTCTGACGGAAGTGGATGGCTATCCTTTACAATCGAAATACAACGGGCCGATTGAACTCTGGTTCTCACCACAAGATGAAATCTGGATGTACGGTTCCCGGTTGAAACGATTCTCCACTCGTTCCGATGGGCTCAGCCTGCTCTCTGGAGATTCCATCACAGGGTGGGCTGCCGGTCCCATCACCAGCTTTGATCGACAGGTCATGATCCCCCGCAGAGCTTCGTGGACGACCGGAACAACCACCAGCACGGTCAATCTGGCTGGTCAGCCCGGAAACTGGAAAATGATCTCCGGTGGAAAGTTACTCGGGTCCGCCACCGCCCCAGATCGATTGCTCACTGCCAGTGAAGCCGGCATTCTTTCCCAATGGACAACGATTTCTCATAACGAGTCTTCCGTCATGGAATCGCAGGTCGCGATTGACTTGCCACCTCTGGAAAACTGGCAATTGTTCGCCACTCCCTGGAATGGCAAACTCGTGGTCACAGCCGCAAGAGCTGACTCTGCTGGATCTTCAACCCGCTACTGGATCTATGAAGGGACATCGACACTTCCACCACCGCGATCCATCGAAGGTCATCTCGAGTTAGCCCCATTGTCGCTCGATGGCGGAATTGTTCTTTTCCAACCGGGAACTGCCACCTGGCTCAATCCCCAAACGGGCCAGAAATCGCAAGTCGTCCAGCCACAGTTGGCTTCCAGCGGTGATTCAACCTTGCAGAGAAGCTGGAAGTGCGCGGCCGTATTACCAGATTCCATCGTGGTCGCAACAAAAGATGGTGAACTCTGGAAACTGGCCATGCTCCAGGGTCAATTGACACGCATCGCGACAATCAAGTTGCCTGACGCAGATGTTGCTCAAATGGCGAGCTGCGGCCGCTATATCGCAGTTCTCTTGCGCTCGGGAGAAGCCGATCACTCAGGTCAGCTTCATTTGTATCTGGCGGAAACACTCGACCCGCGCGGAACAATTGAACTTTCAGATTCTGAATCTGACAACGAAATTCATGCCCTCATCGGTGATGAACAATCGCTGATCGTGTCGACCAGTCAAGGAGTCGAACACTTTGATTTGAGCGGCAGTTTTAACTCAGCGATGGCCAACCAGACGACACCGCATCGCTGGAAGATCCCTTCAAAACAGTCACATCGATTACTGGCACACTTTCAAGGTACAACCATCTGGATTGTCACTGCACCCGATCAGGTTCAGCAGATAGATCGTCGCTCAGGAAAAGTCTTGCACACCGTTCAGACTCAAATCCAGATCGATTCGCTCTTTATCGCCTTTGGAAAACTCTTTGCGGCCTCCAGCGATCTGGCCATCGAGTTGATTGCCAACCCTGCCAATACTTTCATTGAAGAGCAGCAGACACAGAACACGATTGATCCTGAAAATCGACCTGCTCAAGGGATCGAGCCATGA